The following are from one region of the Streptomyces rubrogriseus genome:
- a CDS encoding DUF6221 family protein, whose product MSDIADFLRARYAEQRALALAASPGPWQANDEHDEVIAVDGITVAEGFALSGRQLRATVDHIAAHNPTAVIADLDAKLAIVDLMDRTLVAAEGDTEVDHYAGLSAAEETLCRLAQPFVEHPDHKGEEWAP is encoded by the coding sequence GTGAGCGACATCGCCGACTTCCTCCGCGCCCGGTACGCCGAACAGCGGGCGCTCGCCCTCGCGGCCAGCCCCGGACCATGGCAGGCCAACGACGAACACGACGAGGTGATCGCCGTCGACGGCATCACCGTCGCCGAAGGGTTCGCACTCAGCGGGCGGCAACTGCGAGCCACCGTCGACCACATCGCCGCCCACAACCCGACCGCCGTCATCGCCGACCTCGACGCCAAGCTCGCCATCGTCGACCTCATGGACCGGACACTCGTCGCGGCCGAAGGGGACACCGAAGTCGACCACTACGCCGGACTCAGTGCAGCAGAAGAGACCCTGTGCCGCCTCGCCCAACCGTTCGTCGAGCACCCCGACCACAAGGGCGAGGAATGGGCGCCGTGA
- a CDS encoding phage tail fiber protein, translated as MTAGLAPSLVSGWLNTLRSAGTAYPAVAGTFAQLHTGDPGAAGTASISAGSTTRNSFTFAASASGSALALSGAPAAWTNGGTSETLTHISVWTAATGGTFLFSVALTASKAWAAADQFTLTSLGASLSPQSS; from the coding sequence GTGACCGCAGGACTCGCCCCCAGCCTCGTCTCCGGCTGGCTCAACACCCTTCGCAGCGCAGGCACCGCCTACCCGGCAGTCGCCGGAACGTTCGCCCAACTCCACACCGGGGACCCCGGCGCCGCAGGCACCGCCAGCATCAGCGCCGGCTCCACCACCCGGAACAGCTTCACGTTCGCCGCCTCAGCCTCCGGGTCCGCTCTCGCCCTCAGTGGCGCGCCCGCCGCCTGGACCAACGGCGGCACCAGCGAAACCCTCACCCACATCTCCGTGTGGACCGCGGCCACCGGCGGCACCTTCCTGTTCTCCGTCGCCCTCACCGCATCCAAAGCCTGGGCGGCAGCCGACCAGTTCACGCTCACCAGTCTGGGCGCGAGCCTCAGCCCGCAGTCCTCCTGA
- a CDS encoding phage tail fiber protein — protein sequence MSNTAENRTVDWLFGSSTTAPTLPLKMALVTAAGSDAAAGTEVTGGSYARKNISVAAAVNGAVSNSADLVFTGMPACTVVGWEIWDSAGTPVRWCYGPFDASKTVAAGDEFKVAAGAWTFSAS from the coding sequence TTGAGCAACACGGCCGAGAACCGCACCGTCGACTGGCTCTTCGGCTCCTCCACGACCGCCCCGACGCTGCCGCTGAAGATGGCCCTCGTCACCGCGGCAGGCAGTGATGCCGCCGCGGGCACCGAGGTCACCGGCGGCTCCTACGCCCGCAAGAACATCTCCGTCGCCGCCGCAGTCAACGGAGCCGTCTCCAACTCTGCAGACCTCGTCTTCACCGGCATGCCCGCCTGCACTGTGGTCGGCTGGGAGATCTGGGACTCGGCCGGCACGCCGGTCCGCTGGTGCTATGGCCCGTTCGACGCGTCCAAGACCGTTGCCGCGGGGGACGAGTTCAAGGTCGCCGCAGGCGCGTGGACGTTCTCTGCGTCGTGA